The Methanomassiliicoccales archaeon genomic sequence GCACTTCGTTCAATGCCAGGGTCAGGTCGTCCATCAGGCCGTCCCCCTCCATCTGAAGGTCCACCGACCGGGTCAGGTTCTTGAACCCTTCCTTCATCAGCTTGACCTGGTGAGACCCTGGCCAGGCATAGAAGGAGAAGTAGCCTTGGGCATCGGTCGTTCCGACCTCCGCTCCATCCAGCAGTACCGTGACCCCTTGGACCGGCTCACCTTGCGCATCCCTCGCGGTCCCGTTCACCGTAAGACCGAACGGGTAGAAGGTGAAGGTCCAGTTGAACAGGGCCTCATTGCCCGCCAGATCTTCGCATGTAAGGCTTACCGACAGAGAGGTGCCCTGCAACGGAGCGTCCATGGCGATCTTCAGAGAATTTTGAAGGACGCTGCCCGTTCCCATATCCTCTCCGTTGATAAGCAGAGTGTAATTGACCGGATCGATCTCTTCGCTCAGGGTGATGGTCACGTTCCAGGAGTTCGACCAAACGTCTCCTTCAAAGACGCATGAGGCCGTAGGAGAGGTCGTATCGATCTCGAACATCACGCTGATATTGGTGTAGTGGCCGGCCTCATCGCGGCAGGAGAGATAGAGCGTGTGATTCCCCTCGCCCAATGCTGACAATGTCACCGTATCCCCGATGATCGTGTGCCAAGGCCAAAAGTCCAATCTCCAGGATCGTGTTACCTGGCTGACGTCCGTCACGGTCCATGTCACCGTCAATTCCGTGCCATTGAGGATCTCCCCCGGCATCGGTGAGGTGATGACCACCACCGGCGCCGTGGCGTCGACCTTGATGGTCACGGAGACGTTCGCGTAATTTCCGGCCTGGTCACGGCAGGACAGATAGAGAGTATGCTGACCGTCGGATAGGTTGCTCACCGCGGTGCTATTGGACGTTGTGACGTTCCATGAACCTCCATCGACCCTCCAGGAGCAGACCACATCGGTGACGTCCTGCACCTGCCATGTGAGATCGACATCGGAAACGTTGAAGAACTGATCCTGGAGGGGCGTTAGGATCTCAACTATCGGTGAGGTGCGGTCGATGGTTATGTTCACCGAACTGGTGGCGTTGTGACCCGCTTCATCCCAGGCCCTCAGTGTAAGGTTATGATCGCCTTCCCCCAACCCAATTATTTCATAGCTGTTTCCAGTGACCTCGAACCAATCCTGTCCATCGACGCTGAGCTCCACCTTGTCCACGGGGTTGATCCAATCGTTCGCCGCCCATGTGAGGGTGATGTTCTGGGCGTTGGTGGCGCCCGCGACCGGCGTCAGTATATCCAGATGATCGAACTCCAGGTCAACGTATACGTCGAAAGATACCGAAGTGTTCCAGCCCAGGGAATCGTAGGCGGTGATGGTGATGTTGTGTTGGCCGTCCGTCAGGTTGGTGAGGAGATAGGTGACGTTTCCTGTCACGTCGATCCATTCCTCGAAGTTCGCCTGCATTTCTACCCGCTGCAAACCTATGCCCGCGTCGGACGCCGACCAGTTCAGTCTGACCTCCGGATCGGTATAATAGAGTGCCAATGGCTCTACCGTGAGCACCGGGGCGGTGGTGTCGACCATGAAGGTGACGTTCCTGATCGCGGAATTGCCCGCCAGGTCGACCGCCATGACGCTGAAGATGTGCGTGCCGTCGACCGTCCCCACCTCGGATCCCGTGGCCAGACCGACGTCCTGCCAACCGTCGCCATCCAAGTCGATATAATGCTTGACCACCGAAGTTTCATTGTCCCCGGATCCCCAGGTGACGATCAGGTTCATCGAATCACTCCAGGTTCCGTTGGCCGGGGAGGTGATGGTCAGGTATGGCGGGCTGTCGTCATCACGTACCGCCGCAGACGCCAGAGGCAGATAGTCCCTGGCATTGGCGCTGCCACCGATAGGGTACGGGGAATCAACGAAACCGTCATCGTTGACGTCCGGTCCGGGCCAGTCGCTCCATTCGTTTCCGCCTGTCGTGCTGTTCCATCTGTTCCTTAAACCGATATCTTGGGCTTGAACGGTGCTAGAAGAGAAGACCGTCCCGGCGCCGTTGTTATCGGAGAATAGATTGCCAGCGATCAGGTTGTCATCTGAACCGGTGTAGATGTATAGACCGTGTTTGATATTTTCGTAGAAGTAATTGCTGAGGACTTCGCAGTTATCTGTGTAATAGAATACACATCCATATTCCGCATTGGACATGGTATTGTTGATCATCAGGACTTCCGATGAATCGGATATGTATATGCAATCGCGACCGTTGAAGAAAGTGTTGTTGTCCACAGTTAGATCGATCACGGTCTCCGCCCTCAGGCCGAAATAGGTATGGGAAAGGCGGTTATCGATGACCTCTGAACCGTCGGCCAGGATTAGCCTCAGACCATAGTAGTAGCTCGCGATCGTATTGTCCAGTACTTCTCCCCAGCTCAAGTATAAGAGAATGCCGTGCTCACCGGTGCCTATGTAATCGTAGGAATCGAAGTAGTAGCTTCCGTTCATATCGTTGCCGGATATCAGCAGCCCCTCGGAGTTGAAGGATTGGATCCCTTCAAAGCAATGCAGCAGATCGTTATCGATCACTGACACCTGATGGCTGTCGGCGATGACCAGCGCGTAAAGGGACCATCTGATGGTGTTTGAGGAGATCGTGATGTCCCCACAGGATTTTGCAGTAATGGCGTTACTGGTCCCATTCAGGTATTGTCCGATGATCGTGGCGTTGGTGACGTTGTAGAGAAGAATCTGTCCAGTCCCCGCCGGGACGGTACCGCCACCAAGGTCGATGTCCCGAACGAACAGCAGAGGGAACCCGTTCACTGAATTGTTGATCGGGGCCGTCAAGGTTCTGAAGAAGAGGTCTTCACCCATGGCCAAGGCGGGGACACATATCGAGCAGTTCAGGAAGGTGTTGGACCAGAATGTGATGTTGCTTGAATTGATCAGCACGACCCCTTGAACAACTGTCTGGAAGATATTGTTGGTCAAGGTAACATAGGTGCAACCGTTGATGTAAAATTGTCCCAGGGAATCCAGTTGATTCCCAGATATCATTATCTGTTCACATGCGGAAAGAGAGAAACCATCGGATTCGTCGATGGTGTTGTTGATAAGAGTGATATTGCTGGAATCCTCGAATTCCACGGGGCCGAGGATGCAGGTGGAGACCGATGAGTTCCTGACTATGCTGACCTGAAGTGCGGTGGTCTGATCGCGTTCCGCGACCACGTTCCATAGCTCGATTCCAGACGCAT encodes the following:
- a CDS encoding NosD domain-containing protein, whose translation is MSFVRPRLCAGLLVVMMVLSAASMPLLACSANEDDAAGSDIIPMESTISAIKIDSDADLESQATANLWPGNGTDLDPYLINGLTLVANDSGPGLQVQNTTLHLRLQNIVMEDDCLDEYHPLISLYNASGIELWNVVAERDQTTALQVSIVRNSSVSTCILGPVEFEDSSNITLINNTIDESDGFSLSACEQIMISGNQLDSLGQFYINGCTYVTLTNNIFQTVVQGVVLINSSNITFWSNTFLNCSICVPALAMGEDLFFRTLTAPINNSVNGFPLLFVRDIDLGGGTVPAGTGQILLYNVTNATIIGQYLNGTSNAITAKSCGDITISSNTIRWSLYALVIADSHQVSVIDNDLLHCFEGIQSFNSEGLLISGNDMNGSYYFDSYDYIGTGEHGILLYLSWGEVLDNTIASYYYGLRLILADGSEVIDNRLSHTYFGLRAETVIDLTVDNNTFFNGRDCIYISDSSEVLMINNTMSNAEYGCVFYYTDNCEVLSNYFYENIKHGLYIYTGSDDNLIAGNLFSDNNGAGTVFSSSTVQAQDIGLRNRWNSTTGGNEWSDWPGPDVNDDGFVDSPYPIGGSANARDYLPLASAAVRDDDSPPYLTITSPANGTWSDSMNLIVTWGSGDNETSVVKHYIDLDGDGWQDVGLATGSEVGTVDGTHIFSVMAVDLAGNSAIRNVTFMVDTTAPVLTVEPLALYYTDPEVRLNWSASDAGIGLQRVEMQANFEEWIDVTGNVTYLLTNLTDGQHNITITAYDSLGWNTSVSFDVYVDLEFDHLDILTPVAGATNAQNITLTWAANDWINPVDKVELSVDGQDWFEVTGNSYEIIGLGEGDHNLTLRAWDEAGHNATSSVNITIDRTSPIVEILTPLQDQFFNVSDVDLTWQVQDVTDVVCSWRVDGGSWNVTTSNSTAVSNLSDGQHTLYLSCRDQAGNYANVSVTIKVDATAPVVVITSPMPGEILNGTELTVTWTVTDVSQVTRSWRLDFWPWHTIIGDTVTLSALGEGNHTLYLSCRDEAGHYTNISVMFEIDTTSPTASCVFEGDVWSNSWNVTITLSEEIDPVNYTLLINGEDMGTGSVLQNSLKIAMDAPLQGTSLSVSLTCEDLAGNEALFNWTFTFYPFGLTVNGTARDAQGEPVQGVTVLLDGAEVGTTDAQGYFSFYAWPGSHQVKLMKEGFKNLTRSVDLQMEGDGLMDDLTLALNEVPEEPVTDNGLGIEVLIAIGLGAAGIIGAVLFLRSRKK